In Sneathia sanguinegens, the following are encoded in one genomic region:
- a CDS encoding thiamine diphosphokinase has product MKIEYVVFLNGVYPKDIEKLKNIVKDKRIICADGGTNTCFEMGLIPEVIIGDLDSIREEVLEFYKNVRVIKTIKEKDYTDFELALMYIENEKLLDVTTRFKSKNSIEKESRVTPVLVVGATGNRVDMTLSNILKLQSNKNMIFLTESFEYMRYIKLNKSVEVIEKLSGKTFSIIPITDLKKLDLKGFVYNLDKVDIDKSIGLASNIVKEDKAYIYCEKGEMYLIHE; this is encoded by the coding sequence ATGAAAATTGAATATGTTGTATTTTTAAATGGAGTTTATCCAAAAGATATTGAAAAATTAAAAAATATAGTGAAAGATAAAAGAATAATTTGTGCTGATGGAGGAACAAATACTTGTTTTGAAATGGGTTTAATACCTGAAGTAATAATAGGTGATTTAGATTCAATAAGAGAAGAAGTATTAGAGTTCTACAAAAATGTTAGGGTTATAAAAACAATAAAGGAAAAAGACTATACAGATTTTGAATTAGCATTAATGTATATAGAAAATGAAAAATTACTAGATGTAACAACAAGATTTAAGAGTAAAAATAGTATAGAAAAGGAAAGTAGAGTTACACCAGTATTAGTAGTTGGAGCTACAGGTAATAGAGTAGATATGACTTTATCAAATATACTAAAATTACAAAGTAATAAAAATATGATATTTTTAACTGAAAGTTTTGAATATATGAGATATATTAAATTAAATAAAAGTGTAGAAGTGATAGAAAAACTTTCAGGTAAAACATTTTCTATTATTCCAATAACTGATTTAAAAAAATTAGACCTAAAGGGTTTTGTTTATAATCTTGATAAGGTTGATATAGATAAGTCAATAGGTCTTGCAAGCAATATTGTAAAAGAAGACAAGGCATATATATATTGTGAAAAAGGAGAAATGTATTTAATTCATGAATGA
- a CDS encoding ATP-dependent DNA helicase: MNEYFEKIINEYGFEKREGQEKMAQLIQNCIDENKSCLVEAGTGIGKTLAYLLPAILYSKKNEKRVVISTNTINLQEQIIDKDLPLLEKIIGEKINYRLVKGRGNYVCGNRLINNCTDPSIIDWYKKTKTGDKSEIDFYIDPSVWEQIKSDKDYCINAKCSQTDNCFYYKIKEKIKDCEILIVNHALLLSHFKYDKVLPDFDFLVIDESHNLENIARTYFEDSLSAKDLGLNFGLIYNKRTNKGIFTKLALQIEGIEKIYVDYIDTFNRLYDAFFDLFTKISLELTRISATCLKLNKVYDKKALKKSIDKIIETYELFEEINKKLLEYPMDEETKQEYLNYYSKIKDGYKIIQAFLEKDLKNSVRWFRINQANSDIEICITPLDISEKLKIIYQDRIVIMTSATLKIANSFSYINERLGLENFEKYTVESPFDYDKNMKILLSKNKFEPNSLEYLNYSIEFLNKYLNEKKEGTFILCTSYKQVELISKGLKLKDCNVLVQGQMSRKKMIEEFKNSKNAAILIGTDSFWEGVDVKGNKLKNIVILKLPFFVPNNPVNEALIEEIKKKGINPFINFQLPQAIIKLKQGVGRLIRSKSDSGEVIILDNRIKSKSYGALVLASLPSKTIELMI, translated from the coding sequence ATGAATGAGTATTTTGAAAAAATTATAAATGAATATGGTTTTGAAAAAAGAGAAGGTCAAGAGAAAATGGCTCAATTAATACAAAATTGTATTGATGAAAATAAGTCTTGTTTAGTTGAAGCAGGGACAGGTATAGGTAAAACCTTAGCTTATTTATTGCCAGCTATACTATATTCTAAAAAAAATGAGAAAAGAGTAGTTATTTCTACAAATACAATAAATTTGCAAGAACAAATTATAGATAAAGATTTACCCTTATTAGAAAAAATAATTGGAGAAAAGATAAATTATCGCTTAGTTAAAGGAAGAGGTAATTATGTTTGTGGAAATAGATTAATTAATAATTGTACGGATCCTAGTATTATTGATTGGTATAAAAAAACAAAAACTGGTGATAAGTCTGAAATAGATTTTTATATTGATCCTAGTGTTTGGGAACAAATAAAATCAGACAAAGACTATTGTATAAATGCAAAATGTTCACAAACTGATAACTGTTTTTATTATAAGATAAAAGAAAAAATAAAAGATTGTGAGATATTAATAGTTAATCATGCACTTTTATTATCTCATTTTAAATATGATAAAGTTTTGCCTGATTTTGATTTCTTGGTGATAGATGAATCACATAATTTAGAAAATATAGCAAGAACATATTTTGAAGATAGTTTGAGTGCAAAAGATTTAGGTTTGAATTTTGGCTTAATATATAATAAGAGAACAAATAAGGGAATATTTACAAAATTAGCTTTGCAAATAGAAGGAATAGAAAAAATATATGTTGACTATATTGATACATTTAATAGATTGTACGATGCTTTTTTTGACCTATTTACTAAAATTTCTTTAGAGCTTACAAGAATATCGGCAACTTGTTTGAAACTTAATAAGGTTTATGATAAAAAAGCACTAAAAAAATCTATTGATAAAATAATAGAAACTTATGAATTATTTGAAGAAATTAATAAAAAATTATTAGAATATCCAATGGATGAAGAAACAAAACAAGAATATTTAAATTATTATTCTAAAATAAAAGATGGGTATAAAATAATACAAGCATTTTTAGAAAAAGATCTTAAAAATTCTGTTAGATGGTTTAGAATAAATCAAGCTAATTCAGATATTGAAATTTGTATAACACCTCTAGATATATCAGAAAAATTGAAGATTATATACCAAGATAGAATAGTAATTATGACTTCAGCAACACTTAAAATAGCAAATAGTTTTTCATATATAAATGAAAGATTAGGTTTAGAAAATTTTGAAAAATATACTGTTGAATCACCATTTGACTATGATAAAAATATGAAAATTTTACTTTCAAAAAATAAATTTGAACCAAATAGTTTAGAATATTTGAATTATTCTATAGAATTTTTAAATAAGTATTTAAATGAAAAAAAAGAGGGTACCTTTATATTATGTACATCATATAAACAGGTAGAATTGATAAGTAAAGGTTTGAAACTTAAAGATTGTAATGTTTTGGTACAAGGTCAAATGTCAAGAAAAAAAATGATAGAAGAGTTCAAAAATAGTAAAAATGCAGCTATTTTAATAGGAACGGATAGTTTTTGGGAAGGTGTAGATGTAAAAGGAAATAAATTAAAAAATATAGTGATATTAAAATTACCTTTTTTTGTTCCAAATAATCCTGTAAATGAAGCTTTAATTGAAGAAATTAAGAAAAAAGGAATAAATCCTTTTATTAATTTTCAACTTCCTCAAGCTATTATAAAATTAAAACAAGGTGTTGGAAGATTAATAAGAAGTAAATCAGATAGTGGAGAAGTTATTATATTAGATAATAGAATAAAATCAAAATCATATGGGGCTTTAGTGTTAGCTTCTTTACCTAGTAAAACAATTGAGCTTATGATATAA